CTCGGAGGAGTAACGGGATTCATCGCGGCGCTTATCCAGGGAAACAGGAGGCTTGCCGCCCGCCTGTACATCATTCCCTCCCTGATCTGGCAGGGAGCGACCCTGGCTGCACTTTTCGCGCTGGTGTTCTCCCTATCCGGTTATGACGGCACCTAACCGCACCTAACCGCAGGCCCTATCTCCCGCTGTCCATGTCCACCCGGGCCGTGGTGGACAACGGCTGCTGCACAAGAAACAGCGTCAGGACAAAGGCCGCCGCCAGGATCGGCACCCCGAGCAGGAAGATCGGCGGCAGCGCCTCGCCGAACGCGGATTTGATGAAGTCCTGCGCCGGAGCGGGCAGCGCCCTGATGCTGTCCGGGCTGATCGAATTGGCGCCGCCCGACGCCGCATCGCCGGCTCCGGCCGGTGCGGAGGCCAGCTGGTCATTCAGCCGGCGGATGAACAGGGAACCGAACAGGGCAATCCCCAGGGAACCGCCCATCTGCCGGAAGTAGTTGGCGGTGGAAACCCCGGTACCCATGTCCTTGGCCGGGACGCTGTTCTGCACAATCAGCACCACGTTCTGCATCAGCGCCCCGATCCCCAGTCCCAGCACGAACATGCCCAACGCGGTGAGGGAGTACGGCGTCGTGCTGGAGATGCGCGAGAGCAGCAGCAGGCCGCCGATCATGGTGAGGGACCCGAGAATCGGATAGATCTTGTACTTGCCCGTGCGGGAGATCAGCTGCCCCGTCCCGATCGAGGTGGTGAGCAGCCCTGCGGTCATGGGGAGCATCATCAGCCCGGACATAGTGGGACTGGCTCCGTTGACGATCTGCAGGAAGGTCGGCAGGTAGGCAATGGACCCGAACATGGCCAGCCCCACCGCCAGCCCCACCAGTGTGCAGATCAGGAAGTTGCGGATCCCGAACAGGCGCAGCGGAAGGATCGGTTCGGACGCGCGCAGTTCCACCGGAATGAAGACGGCGACGGCGACGGCGGCCACTGCTCCCAGCGTGAGGATGGTGGGTGAGGTCCAGGCGTAGTTGTTGCCGCCCCAGCTGGTCAGCAGCACCAGGGCGGCGCTGCCGACGGCAAGCAGTGCGGCACCGGCATAGTCCAGCCGGATCCCCTTGTGTTCGGACCGCGGCAGGTGCAGGGCGGTGACGATGACCGCGAGCGCCACCGCACCGATGGGCAGGTTGATGTAGAACACCCACCGCCAGGACCAGTAGTCGGTAAGGTAGCCGCCCAGCAGCGGTCCGCTGACGGAAGCGATGCCGAACGCCGCCCCGATCATTCCCATGTACTTGCCGCGCTCGCGGGCGGGCACAATGTCACCGATGATGGCCTGCGCACCGATGATCAGCCCGCCGCCGCCTACGCCCTGGATGGCCCGGTAGGTGATGAGTTCGGCCATGCTGTGCGCCTGCCCGGACAGGGCGGACCCGCCCAGGAAAACCACGATGGCGAAAATGAAGATGTTCTTGCGCCCGAGCAGGTCCCCGAGCTTCCCGTAGATCGGCAGCCCGATTGTGGAGGTCAGCAGGTAGGCGGTGATCACCCAGGACAGGTGGTCCATACCCTGCAGGTCCCCCACGATGGTGGGCAGGGCGGTGGAGACGATGGTCTGGTCCAGGGCCGAGACAAGCACCGCCAGCATCAGCCCGGCGAAAACGACGGCGATCTGGCGCCGCGAATGCCCGCCTCCCGCATCGGCGCTGCCCTGCACGCTGTCCCCGCCCGTTGGCGGGCCGCTCCGGGCCTGCGGCGTGTGCGCCACCAGAGGGACGGCGTTGACCGGCGCTCCCATGGCACCGGCCATCCCGGCTATCGGATGGGTTGCTGCGGTTCCGTGGGGAGTAAACCGGTCGGCCATGCACTCCTCCTTGGAAATTTCCGCCGGATGAGGGCAGTCCGGCCGGGACTTCCATTCGACGCCCACCGTCCCGCCAAGTCAACGGTCGGCGGCGGCCACCCATGCCGCCGGTACCGGCCGGCGTCGTGGTGGAGGGCGTTGAAGTTACCTACTCTAAGGAACGGCTCCCTGCCTCGGCGTTGTTCCACGGGTAGGACAGGCGCACACTGGCACTGAAAGCGGACCGGCCATGATGTCGAAGCCGCACGGGATCACCTTCGGGGTACGCCATGAACCGTACAATAAGCGTCATTTTCCGCGCCATACCGCTTCTGATGGGCGCTGTCTGTCTGTCCTATGGCCTCTACATCCTGTCCGGGCGGAACGATGCCGATCACTTTGTCGCCGGACATGTCAACGTCGGGCTGACCGCCATCTGTTATGCACTGTTCACCACGGCGGCCACCATCATTCGGCAGCTCATCAACCGCTATGGGCGCGTATGGGGGATCATCCTGCCGCTCTCCGGCTACGTGGCTGCTGCCGCCGCCGTCATCTGGGGCATCCTTCTGGCCAACCGGGACAACACCGCGGAGAACCTCACGGCGGGCTTCGTTGTGATCGGCATCGGCTTCGTCGCCGCGTGCGTCAGCACCGTCGCGGCCGCGTCCACGAAATTCACTCTCATCCAGTCAGCCCAGTTACTCGAGCCCCAGGGCGGCCCGCCGGAAGGTGCCCACTCCCGCGCCGTCGGCGCCGGGCTGCTCGCAGTTCCGGTTGGAGCCGCCGTCGTCGGTTTCTCCCTTGCGATCGGCCTGTTGGTGCGCGGGGATACGCCCGGATTCGTTGCCGGCCACGTCCTGATCGGCCTGTCGGCGATCTGCACGGCGCTGATCGCCCTGGTCGCGAGCATCGTGCGCCAGGTGCGCAACGAATTCAGCGACGGCGAGCGTTCCGCCTGGCCCTGGCTCGTCGCTGCCGCGGGCACGATCAACGTGCTGCTCGGACTATTCGTGCTGTTCAGTTCAGACGAACCCTACCGGCTGGCCCCGGGATGCGTGCTGATCGGCCTCGGGCTGATCTGTTTCAGCATCCTGTCGAAGGTGCTGTTGCTAGCCCTCGTCTGGCGTCGCACGTTTGCCCTGGCCAACCGCATCCCGCTGATGCCCATCGGAACAGCGCTCAGCTGCCTGTTCTTCGCCGCGTTCCTCTTTGAAGCCGCAGGCACAGACCCGGCGTTCTTTGTCCCCGCGCACGTGCTGGTTGGACTCGGGGCTGTCTGCTTTACGCTCTTCTCAATCGTGTCGATCCTCGAAGCGGGAACGTCGGAGTAGCAGAGCAGCATTAAGGCGTGGAGGGAACTGCTCCCCGCCAGGTGCGGATGCCGGTGCGGACTGCCTCCGGCAGCCCGGCGTCGTCAAAGAGCCGGTCCAGCGAAAAGCCGTCCACCGCCGCGCGGAAGGCACCGTCCATGCTGGTTCCCTGCCCGGCGCACAGTCTTTCGCTCTCTGCCTCCGGATTGGGCCGTCCCGTTGCTGCTGCGAAGGCATCCGCGTTGCGGACGGTTTCGAAGTAATCCTCCCGGATCTCCTCCGGCTCCGCGTCCACTCCCGCGAGCAGGACCATTGCGGTCATTCCCGTCCGGTCCCGGCCCGCCATGCAGTGGAAGAGCACCCCGCCGGGCGGGGCATCGGCGAGCGCCTGCAGTACGGCGCCCATCCGGTCCGGCAGCCGGGTGAGGTGCGGCAGGTAGTACAGCGGCGTGCCCATCAGTCCGTTGTTCCAGTACCCCTCCCAGAACTCCGGATTTTCCGCCAGCCCGTCCAGGTCCACGGGAACCGTGGTGAGCCAGTCCGGGCGGGCGGCGGTGTCCCGTGCGCGTTCGGGCGGCTGCCGGAGGTCGACGACGGTACGCACTCCCAGCGCATGCAGGGTGTCCCAGCCGCGGGGGCGGATCAGGTCCACCGTTTCGGAGCGGAAGAAGACCCCGTGCGGCGTGAGCGTGCCGTCGCGCCGTCGTCGGCCGCCCAAGTCGCGGAAGTTCACCAGCCCCTCCACGGGGCGAAGAACCCGCGCGTCGACTGCAGGGAGGCTGGCCGTATCCGGGGAACTAGGCAAATTCCATTCCTTCGGCCGGACGGGGGCGGGTGAGCCAGTACTGGGTGCCGGCGGCATCCCGGGCCACAATGCCTTCATCCACCAGATAGCGGCGGATGGCAGCGGGGTCTGCGGTGAAGGCCGTCAGCCGGGTGGTGAGTTCCTTCTCCGACAGCACCGGCCGCAGCCCCGGCTCCGGCGGCCGGGCATGTTCAAAGACCTCCCCGGCCAGGAAATGCAGCAGCTCCAGCCGGTCGGAACGCTTGCGCGGGTAGGCCTCGAGCCTGCCGTTGACCAGGAAGCGGCGGGCCGACGTGTCAGGGGTAGGCACGCCGGCGGCCAGCAGATCAGCGAAGACGGACGGTACCGGTTCCACCCCGCGCTCGCCGACGCGGACCAGGCCGGCGTTCTGCAGCACCGCCAATGACTTGGCCTCTGCAGAGGTGAGGCCCTCCGGATCCAGGCGTGCGCCGTCGTCGGCCGCCAGCACGGCACGGGCGTACAGGTGCAGGCGCCGGCGGTCTGCGAGCGCCGCCGCCACGGGACGCCAGAGGTTCATCTCCGGCGTCGGATCAGTTTCCCCCATGGTTCTCCTTCACATCTGTGTCCGGTTCCCGGCCGTCCCTGACCGGCGGTGACAGCACCTGGACCGGCGGCATGTCGTGCATCATCCCCATGACCTGCAGGTCCGCATACAAGTCCGCCACAGCCGCGGTATGCCAGTCCCTCACCGTGATGAGCGTTCCGTCCGGGTAGTTCTGCACGGCGGCACCCGCAACGGGGAAGGGCAGCCGCCCGTAGGCCGTCCGCGAGAACCAGTTGAGGTATCCGACGGCGGGTTCCCGGTAGGAGGTGTGCCCCGGCAACCCCAGCCGGGCCCGGCGCTCGCTGACCGTGTCATAAACTTCCCAGCTGGTAAGGCTCCCCGTTTCCGGCTCCCAGATGCGGACCAGCTTCCGGAACCAGGCGGAGGCTTCATCGGGGGTGCCGATGGTGAAGCCCGCCGGCAGTAGCAGGGAGATTTCGTTGGGCCCCGGGCCGAGGTTCCTGCCGGCGGTAACGTCCAGGGAGAACAGCGGTTCCTTGGCATCTTTGTCTGCGTAAAGCCGGAACTGCGTCTTGCTGGTGCCGGTGGAAAACGGCGAATCAGGAGCGTCGCGCTCCCGATTGCTTGCAATTGCCCGGCCCAGTGCGGACGGGTCGGTAAAGTCCGCAGCGTCCCTGAACACGAGTGCCCGGCCGTGCCACTCACTCTCCGCAGCATCAAACCGGCCCCGGAACAGGTCCAGCATCGGCAGGATCCGGGCGGCCACCTGCTCCGCCGATTCCCTTCTGGCTCCCCACTCCAGCCGAACACGGACAGCCTTATCCTCCGGAAACAGGTCGGCCACGGTGAGTGTCATGCGGCACAACCTACCCGATTCAGGACCCGTCTCCGCCGGCCGGCGCATCCAGGACCTGGAAAGCAGGCATCGTGTGAAGCATTCCCATGGTTTCCAGCTCCGCATACAGATCGGCCACCGCAGCGGCGGTCCAGTCCTTGACGGCTATCAGGGTCCCGTCCGGATCCTCCCGGATTACTGCATCCAGGGGGAAGGGAACCCTGCCGTACCCGGTCCGTGAGAACCAGTTCAGATAGCCGACGGACGGGGCGTCAATCGAGCGGTTCCCCCTGCCCAACCGCTTCTCCATCTCCCTGCAGGCGTGCATGGTGTCCGGGGTAAAAAGGCAGGCGGTTTCCGGCTGCCAGATCCGGGCCAGTCCGCCGAACCAGCTGTGGGCCTCCTCCGGTGGGCCAATAATGAATTCTGCCGGCGGCCGCAGGGAGATGCTGTTTGCCGGGGTTCCCCAGACATTACTGCGGCCGGCAGAGATATCGAACTGAAACAGTCCGTTGTCCGGATCGCCGGAACCGGTCAATGAGAATTCTGCCTTGAGGGTTCCGGTGTCCACATGCGAGTCGGGAACATCGCGCTGGCGGGGACTTTGAATCAGCGCACCCAGCGCTTCCGGCGCGTCCGGGACGTCGACCCATTTAGGTCCGGGCCCGAAGAGGGTTTTCACGGACATCTGCCATCGCGCATCGGGATCCGGGAACCGGCTGCGGAACAAGGGAAGCGTCAGCAGGATCCGTTCGGCGACCTGTACCGGAGTCTCCTTCCGCGATCCCCATTCCAGGGACAGCCAGGCATGGACCCGGTCGGTCTTCGGGAACAGTTCCCCCACGGTTTGTGCCATGGGCCACAACATACCCGACATGTTTCCGGTCCAGGGAGACAACCCGGCCGGGACGGGCGACCGGTTTCCTAGCTGCGGCTGAAGGCGTCCAGCTTGCGCTGGGTCTCCATCTCGTGGCGGACCTTCAGCTCGTAGTCGATGAAGGCCTCGATCATGGCCGTGTACGTGCGTTCCACCACATTGCAGTCGCCGTCCTGCTCCTGGGCCGCATGGCGGACATGGGCAATGACTTCCTCCATGCGCTTGGGCGAGCGGACGGCGTCGTCGTTGTCCTTCAGTCCCCCGGCGAGCCGGACCAGCCGCTGCCGCCGCCAGATCAGCGCGACAATTTCCTCATCGATTTCGTCAATGGCTGTCCGGACATTATCGAGCTGTCCCGAAACGGATTTGTGCTCAGCTGCTTCCATGCCTTAAAGAGTAACCATTCCCGGGCCGCAGGCACCGCGCCGGGCCTCCGCTACCCGGGTAATGGCCGTCCGGCGCATTCATGGCAGGATCATAGGCGTGAATCCCCACGTTTCCGTGGTCACCGTAGGCGTACGGGACCTCGAAGTAACTTACGCGTTCTACGTTTCGCGGCTCGGCTGGGAAACAGTGCAGTACGTCCCCGACGAGGTGATCTTCTTCCAGATCAACCATGGGCTGCTTCTGGCCTTTTTCCGGGCCGACCATCTGGCGGCGGAAGCCGGCGCGGTCGGCGAGCTCCACAACGCCCCGGTCACCCTCGGGCACAACGTGGACTCGGCCGCAGAGGTAGACGCCGTGCTGGCCAACGCCGCCGGCGCCGGCGGGATCATCACCGCCCCCGGAACCCAGATGAGCTGGGGCGGCTATTCCGGCTACTTCACGGACCCCGACGGGCTGCGCTGGGAAGTCTGCTTCAACCCCGGCCTCAGGGTGGACGACGCCGGCCGGGTCACCCTCGCGGTGATCTCCGACTGAGTTCCCGCTAGAACAGCACGTCCTCCGTCTGCACCGTCTCCGCCGGATCCGGATGCAACAGGTACTCGCCGTCGTTGCGCACGTTGCCCACGGCAGGATGGGCTTCGGACAGTACCCAGTCCGCCGCCGTCGCGTAGGCCTGCGCCGTGGCCAGGGCTACCAGCGTGGCCGCATCGCGCCGCGCCGGGTCCAGCCAGGCAGCCATGGCGTCCGGGGACAGCGGCAACGGCAGCCGGTCGTGCAGGCCGGCCAGTTCGCGCAGCGCGGGTTCGGCGCTCTCCGCCGGGGGCGCGGCGACGGTGAGGATCGACGTCGAGAGCAGCCACTTCTCCGGGTCGCCTTCGGCTTTGGCCGGATCCCGCCACCACTCATACAGGCCGGCAAAGTAGATCGGGGCGCCGTCGGCCCGGGAAACGTGGAACGGACGGCGTTCCTTGCCGGGGCCGGCCTTCCATTCGTAGTAACCGTCCACCGGCACCGCACAGCGGCGCGAAAGAACCGCCTCACGGAACGTCGGCTTTTCCAGGACGGTCTCGCTGCGGGCATTAAACGCACGGACGCCTACGGATGCATCCCCCGCCCACCCCGGAACCAGGCCCCACCGGGCAACGTGGATCTGGCGCACCTGCGTCCGTCCCCGGCCCGGCACGTCCACGAACCGTTCGAGGACAACGGGGACGTCCGACGTCGGGGCTACGTTCCAGGACGCCCGCAGTTCCAGACGGGCGTCCGCCTCCGCTTCAGCCTCGGCCACGAGGTCCCCCACGGAGCGGGCCATAACGTATCTTCCGCACATGCCTCCAGTCTGCCACCGGGAATGCCGCCGGCCGGAATAGTGTTGGATGAGGCAACAATCCATTTCGACGAAGAGGAGCAACCATCGTGGCTGCCACTGCTGAAGCTTTCACCCCCGCAACCGGAACCATCACCATGTTCTCCACCTCCTGGTGCGGATACTGCCGGCGGCTGAAGTCGCAGCTGGATGCCCAGGGCATCGGTTACACCGAGGTAAACATCGAGGACGTGGAAGGGACTGCGGAGCTGGTGGCCTCGCTCAACGGCGGCAACCAGACCGTCCCGACCGTGATTTTCCCGGACGGTTCCGCGGCCACAAACCCTTCCGCTTCCGAGGTGAAGTCCCGCCTCGGCCTCTAGCGGATAGGGCCCCTCGGGCCCGGTGGACGGCGGAACGGCGTGCTTGACTCTCGGTTACTGAGTAGTAGTGTGGGGGCTCTTCCAGAGGGAACGGGTATTACCGGGACACGAAGGAGCGAGATGAAGACCACGATGACACGGGCCGCCGTCCTCCTATCGACAGCCGGACTGATCGCCGGTTCCGCGGTTTTCGCGGCACCGGCCTCAGCGTCCGTCGCCGAATGCGAACCCGGGTCCACGGCAACTACGTTCACGCGGTCCTCCGCGGGCCGGGAAGCAGCCGGCACGGCAACGCTCACGAACAGTTCCACGGTCACTGCACCTGTCGCGCTCACCAGTGAACGTTCCGTCACCAGCCAGGCGTCTACCAAGGGGCCGGTGCCGCTCAGTGCAATCCTTCCCGCTGTGCGGACCGAGGTCAGCCCGCTGGCGTTCGAAACCGCCACCTGGCGTGCCGGGCAGTCGATAATCCAGCTGACCTTGCCGGCGGGCCAGGCACAGGATGTGACATACGGGTTCAACCTGATGTCGTTTTCCGGGTCGCAGCAGGAATGCGGGCTGGACGGACGCTTCGGTCCCGCAACGGACTTCAGCGGCACCGTTCCGACCGGAACCTTCGTGGACTTCTAGCGCCGCGGGTGGGAACCTGCCGGGCGGTGAGTCAGGGACGCAGCAGTGCCTTTATGGTCCGCCGTTCGTCCATGGCCCGGTAGGCTTCCGGGGCCTCACCCAGCGGCAGCTCCAGGGTAAAGACCTTCCCCGGGTCGATTTTCCGCTGCAGGATCAGCCCCATGAGTTCGGGCAGGAACCGGCGCACCGGAGCCGGGCCGCCCAGCAGGTGAACCTCAGCGAAAAAGAGCTGTTCGCCGGGCAGCTGCACGCCGTGCGGCACCCCCACGTAGCCCATATGCCCGCCGGGGCGGGTGCAGCCGATGCCCTGCAGCATCGAAGCCTGCGTCCCCACTGCCTCCACCACGCTCTGGGCGCCCAGCCCGCCGGTCAGCTGGCGCACCGCTGCCACGCCGTCGTCGCCGCGTTCCTGGACAATGTCCGTGGCTCCGAACTCCCGGGCCAGTTCCTGCCGGTCCGGGTGGCCGCTCATGGCGATGATCCGTTCGGCGCCCATCTGCCGGGCGGCCAGCACGGCCAGGAGGCCCACCGCGCCGTCGCCCACCACCGCAACCGTCTTGCCGGGGCCGGCTTCGGCAGCAGCCGCCCCGAACCAGCCGGTACCGAGCACGTCCGAAGCGGCGAGCAGCGACGGGACCACGTCCGCTTCCGGCGGTTCCGCCGTCGCCACGAGCGTGCCGTCCGCGAGGGGAACCCGTACATACTCGGCCTGCGCTCCGCCGACGCCCACGGCATGGACACACCGGCTCTGATAACCCGCGGCGCAGATTTCGCAGGTGTTGTCGGAGGCGAAGAAGGAGCCCACCACAAACTGGCCCGGCCGGATCAGGGAAACCGCTGCCCCGGTTTCTTCGACTACGCCCACGTATTCATGCCCCATCGGGCGGGGGCGGCGCACCGGGTCGATGCCCCGGTACGGCCACAGGTCCGATCCGCAGACGCAGGCCGCCACCACCCTCAGGATGGCGTCAGTGGATTCCTGGAGTACCGGCCGGGGGACATCCTCCACCCGGACATCCCGTTCTCCGTACAACAGGGTTCCTAGCATGGGCACTTCCTGGTGTTGGCGGCTGGCAGACTCCGGACCCGTTCCTGCCTTCCATGCTAGGACGGTGCCCGGCCCGGCGGCAGGTCCTGGCGGTTGAGCCGGGAGCGGAAGGGCAATTCCGGCTTCGCCCCCGGCGCTCCGGGTCCATAGGATGGGAAGCGGGATGCTGGACTCAGGCTTCCCGCCCGGACATCGAAAGAGGCAGCACACTCATGGTTCATAAGGTTCAGGCCGTAGTCGTCAAGGAAAAGAACGCCCCCGTCTCCCTGGAGACCATCCTGGTTCCGGACCCCGGGCCCGGCGAAGCGCTGGTGGACATCCTCACCTGCGGCGTCTGCCATACCGACCTGCACTACAAGCAGGGCGCCATCAATGATGACTATCCGTTCCTGCTCGGACACGAAGCCACCGGCGTCGTGTCCGCCGTCGGTCCCGACGTTACCGAGGTAGCCCCCGGGGACCGTGTGGTGCTGAACTGGCGCGCTGTCTGCGGCGAATGCCGCGCCTGCCGCAAGGGCGAGCCGCAGTACTGCTTCAACACCGCCAACGCCACGCAGAAGATGACCCTGGAGGACGGCACCGAGCTGACGCCCGCGCTGGGCATCGGCGCGTTCGCGGAGAAGACCCTCGTGGCCGCCGGCCAGTGCACCAAGGTGGACGAGGACGTCGACGCCGCAGCGGTGGGCCTGCTCGGCTGCGGCGTTATGGCCGGCATCGGTGCCGCCATCAACACCGGCGCCGTGCAGCGCGGGGAATCCGTGGCCGTCATCGGCTGCGGCGGCGTGGGCATTGCCGCCGTCGCCGGCGCGAAACTGGCCGGAGCCACCACCATCATCGCCGTGGACATCGACTCCGCCAAGGTCGAACTGGCCATGGCCCAGGGCGCCACGCACGGCATCAACTCCAAGGACGAAGATCCGGTGGAAGCCATCCGCGCCCTCACCGGCGGCTTCGGCGCCGACGTCGTGATTGACGCGGTGGGACGCCCGGAAACCTATAAGCAGGCCTTCTACGCGCGCGACCTCGCCGGCCGCGTGGTGCTGGTGGGTGTGCCGAACCCGGAGATGACGATCGAACTGCCGCTGGCGGACGTGTTCGGCCGCGGCGGCTCCCTGAAGTCCTCCTGGTACGGCGACTGCCTGCCCTCCCGGGACTTCCCCATGCTGGTGGAGCAGTACAAGCTCGGCCGGCTGGACCTGGATGCCTTCGTCACCGAGCGCATCGGCCTGGGCGACATCGAGGAAGCCTTCACCAAGATGCATGACGGCAAGGTCCTGCGTTCGGTGGTGGAACTGTAATGTTCCGCATCGACAACGTGGTCACCTCGGGAACCTTCTCCCTGGACGGCGGCACCTGGGACGTGGACAACAACGTCTGGATTGTCGGCGACGACGCCCAGGTGATCGTCATCGACCCCGCCCACAACATCAACGCGATCGCCGAAGCCGTGGGCGACCGGGAGGTCATGGCCATCCTGCTCACCCACGGGCATGACGACCACATCCGTGCCGTCGGCAAGGCACGGGACCGCTTCAGCGCCCCGGTGTTCCTGCACGCCGCAGACCGGATGCTGTGGGACGCCGTGTTCCCCGACGAGGGACCGGACGATGTGATCGAGGACGGCGACACGTTCGAGATTGCCGGCCACACGCTGCGCGCCCTGCACACGCCGGGGCACTCCCCCGGATCGGTCTGCTTCTCGCTGGCCGCCGGCGAAGACGTTCCGGAGCCCGTGGTGTTCAGCGGCGACACGCTGTTTAACGGCGGTCCCGGCGCCACCGGCCGTTCCTACAGCGACTTCCCGACCATCATCGCGTCCATCCGGGAACGGCTGCTGACGCTGCCGGCCGAGACGAAGGTGCTCACCGGGCACGGGGACTCGACGTCGATCGCCGCCGAAGGTCCGCACCTGCAGGAATGGATCGACCGGGGGCACTAGGACCCGCCGCGATCTGCCATGCGCATGCCTTGACCGTCCGGGTTAGGGTATGCGCATGGGGGATCACCGCGAGATGCTGCTGGATTTGTCCGCGGACGACGCAGGCGCCGAAGCGCGGATGCACGAGGTGCGTTCATGGCTCCGGGCCAGCGGTTGGAGCGCACCCGCGCCCCACAACTACGACTACCTCTACAGCGAGCATGTGTCCGACGGTCCGGGCCCCCGCCTGACGGAGCAACTGGACCCTCGCTCGCCGGATTTTGTCTTCACCTTCATTCCCGGCCGCGATCTCTATCTCCATGGCGACAGCACGGGGGGCCCGGAGTGCCGCAAATGCGGTGAAGCCACGGACATCGACGACGTCGCGGGAATGGTCCAGGAATGGCTGGACTCGCACGAGGAACCGGACCTCACCTGTCCCCGCTGTTCATGGCACGCGCCCTGGGGAAACTGGGACCTCAGCTGGTCACTGGTGGTTTCCTCGTTTGCCGTCATCATCCACCAGGACTCCCACACCCCGGACCAACAGGCATTTGCCCAGCACCTTAAGTCGCAGTTGCAGGCCGACCTCGGCGGGCGATGGGTGCTCATGCACTATCACAGCTAGGATCCTTGCAGTCCGAATCGTCAGGCCCCGGTACGGAAGAGCGTTTCCTGCAGCACACCCCACCGTGTGCAGCGGGTCGGGACAGAAAAGCCATCCCGTAGTAGGGTCAGCGCATGGGGGATACTCGTGCGCAGCTGCTGGATTTGTCCGTGGACGACGCAGGCGCCGAAGCGCGCATGCACGAGGTACGGAAATGGTTCCGGGACAACGGTTGGAGCGCCCCCGACCCACAGGTCTACGACGATCGGCACAGCCAGGAGGTGTCCGACGGACCCGGCCCCCGCCTCATAGGGCAACTGGATCCCCACCGGCCGTACTTTGTCTTCACCTTCATTCCAGGTCTTAACGTCTATTTCCTGGGCGACAGCACGGCCGGACCGAAGTGCCGGCAATGCGACGAAGAACTGGACATCGACGTGGTTTCCAGGATGATCCAGGGGTGGTTGGACTCGGGTCAGGAACCTGACCTGACCTGTCCCCGCTGCTCGTGGCACGCCCCCTGGGGGCGCTGGGAGCTCAGCACCTCCCTGGTTGTCGCCTCGTTTGCCGTCATCATCGACCGGGACTGGCATGTCCCGATCGGCCAGGATTGGCGTACCGCGGTGGATCCGTACGACCTTCCACGACGTTTTGTGGAGGAGTTGCAGGCCGATCTCGGCGGGCACTGGGTGTTTATGTATTTTCACGACTAAGACCTTCGAAGCGGCTGAATCCGCAGGCCCTTGTTTCGGCTGGCGGCCCGCCGGAGACTTGTTCCATGGCACTGCAGATCAGCCCCGCATTCTGGAAGTTCCTGCCCCAGCTGCGCTACGAGCCCACGCCGCGGCGTATCCGTGCACAGCTCGGCGGCAACACCGT
This genomic stretch from Arthrobacter sp. zg-Y1110 harbors:
- a CDS encoding S-(hydroxymethyl)mycothiol dehydrogenase — encoded protein: MVHKVQAVVVKEKNAPVSLETILVPDPGPGEALVDILTCGVCHTDLHYKQGAINDDYPFLLGHEATGVVSAVGPDVTEVAPGDRVVLNWRAVCGECRACRKGEPQYCFNTANATQKMTLEDGTELTPALGIGAFAEKTLVAAGQCTKVDEDVDAAAVGLLGCGVMAGIGAAINTGAVQRGESVAVIGCGGVGIAAVAGAKLAGATTIIAVDIDSAKVELAMAQGATHGINSKDEDPVEAIRALTGGFGADVVIDAVGRPETYKQAFYARDLAGRVVLVGVPNPEMTIELPLADVFGRGGSLKSSWYGDCLPSRDFPMLVEQYKLGRLDLDAFVTERIGLGDIEEAFTKMHDGKVLRSVVEL
- a CDS encoding MBL fold metallo-hydrolase — translated: MFRIDNVVTSGTFSLDGGTWDVDNNVWIVGDDAQVIVIDPAHNINAIAEAVGDREVMAILLTHGHDDHIRAVGKARDRFSAPVFLHAADRMLWDAVFPDEGPDDVIEDGDTFEIAGHTLRALHTPGHSPGSVCFSLAAGEDVPEPVVFSGDTLFNGGPGATGRSYSDFPTIIASIRERLLTLPAETKVLTGHGDSTSIAAEGPHLQEWIDRGH